The genomic DNA aatttgtctCGTGACCATTTGCAATTTCAACTATGCTTTTTTTAAGGCCGCGCTGTTCATTTGCAGATTATTCGAGCAACTTGTTTTGCTGTGTTCACCGCAATAGCCTAAACGAAATGGCGCTTTCGGCCCTAGAGCCCCATTAAATACCGCATGCGTAAGTGGTTGCTAAGGGCAACATTGCGGGCCAAAAAGCAGACAGAGATGTCACACTGCGCAACGGAACAAACATTTCGTTAAAATCGTTACAGAAAGTATAACTCGGTTCcattttttgcaacaatttctTCAACTTAGCCTGCAACATTTTTGGCTGTTGCAAGTTgtgtgtaacagcgcctttgaAGCAGTTTTCAACGAAGTGCTTAATTGAACCCATCAACGAAAGTAATTATGCTAACCAATCAACCTAAGCGTAAACGGCGTCGTGAACcagcaactacatgtaccacATTCAAAAGAACGGGAAAACGCGTGCATGTGAGTGGCGATaggtttttcttctttcaacttACCCGCCTTGTCATTTAATGTTGCACCCAGCATGACGTGGCAGACATTTTCGCCGCCTTCTTCTTCATCCGGTGTCCTCACTGCGTTTTGCCTGATGCGAATTGCGTCCTCAATCATACCTCTTCCTCGTTCACTGGTGTCATTACTTTTTGCTAAACAGCGGCCAAGCTTAGCGAGACATTGGGCTCTGCTGTTACCATGGTTGATGCCAAGTTTACTCTGGATTTTGGTGGCTTTCTCCAAATAGTGTTGAGCTCGTGCAGTAGCTTTATTACACAGACCAGTTCTGCACGTACAGttgaaaatttctttgattCCAAGGGAAGTCAGACATTCACCGCGTCTTCGTTTGTCtccaatttttttacatttccgcCTCAAGGATTTGTAGACTTTCTCAAACATGGACTTCGGCATCATCTTTGAAAGCAGCTCTCCCGCCACGTTAAAGGCATCAATGCATTTCGTAACACGTTCTGCATCCACTTCACCCGAATCAATCCACTCTACAAGCTGAATcacattttctttttcccaTGCAAAGTCCTCGATAGCTGACTCCACCGCATCTTTGCTTAAGAACTTCTTTAAAGTGTCTTTCAAGAAAGAAATGAGGTAGTCGATGAGCAGATTACGAGCGCCACGGAAGACCACACGAAACCCCTCTTCTGATGCCGCCTTGTGTATGCAGTAATCTCGAATGTTCGAGGGGAATGTATACCGGCATGTTTCCCCAAACATATTTTGCTGTAAGAGAGAGCAGTTTCCCAGTTCTACAACATGGCGTTTGATATCACGCTCACTTGACGTAGCGGAACAAAAGGCTTTGGCAACTTTAGGTAGCGTGAACCAACCTCTAACAAGAGCCAAACTTAAAAGGGTATGCTGTTCCTGCGTTCTTAGTCTACTGAAGCAATAGTCCAGGGATTTGTTAATGGCGGGATCGTGTGGAGAAGAGCTGTTCATATACGCCACTAAGGCGGGCAGATTAATTGCTGACGACATCAAAGTGTAAAGAACGAGCGGAATACCATTACAAGCTTCGCATAGTTCCTTGGATGTTTCGACCGTTACTCGATCGCCGCGTACATTTTTTAACAGCTCGAAGGTTTCTTCTGGTGAAAACGGATCCAGTGTCATCGTCTTTTTTCCAATTTGACGAAAACAAACAATGTTCGATGAAGTAACAAGTAATTTAACGTTTCTTACGCACTCCGCAATTTCACCGATAAAGTCCTTGATCAACCTTCGGTCCTCACTGTCGGCGGGACATAAAGATGCAGCCGATCGTTGATTTTCCTGTTCGTTGTCATTCGCATTACCTAGTAAAAACTCAAAGTTGTCcagcaacaaaagaataaagaaatttttgttCAGTGCAATCAAACGATTCTTGACTTCAGCTTCTGGGCTGTTTGCAGGATAACGTGATTGGTAAACTTGACGAATGACTTTTTCTGAAAAGTCTGCGAAAGAATAAATGTATTTGCAATTTATGTATACAACCAGTGCGCGATCGTTAGCATCAAGTATTTCATTGGCTGCCTTG from Montipora capricornis isolate CH-2021 chromosome 2, ASM3666992v2, whole genome shotgun sequence includes the following:
- the LOC138038451 gene encoding uncharacterized protein: MEGTKRNGEELGRTDSSEPIPGPIPLSNSDILRKLSELPKAFPHFVRRQKDELSNILTCLRPDNECQCVLLHGAPGIGKTTLAIKAANEILDANDRALVVYINCKYIYSFADFSEKVIRQVYQSRYPANSPEAEVKNRLIALNKNFFILLLLDNFEFLLGNANDNEQENQRSAASLCPADSEDRRLIKDFIGEIAECVRNVKLLVTSSNIVCFRQIGKKTMTLDPFSPEETFELLKNVRGDRVTVETSKELCEACNGIPLVLYTLMSSAINLPALVAYMNSSSPHDPAINKSLDYCFSRLRTQEQHTLLSLALVRGWFTLPKVAKAFCSATSSERDIKRHVVELGNCSLLQQNMFGETCRYTFPSNIRDYCIHKAASEEGFRVVFRGARNLLIDYLISFLKDTLKKFLSKDAVESAIEDFAWEKENVIQLVEWIDSGEVDAERVTKCIDAFNVAGELLSKMMPKSMFEKVYKSLRRKCKKIGDKRRRGECLTSLGIKEIFNCTCRTGLCNKATARAQHYLEKATKIQSKLGINHGNSRAQCLAKLGRCLAKSNDTSERGRGMIEDAIRIRQNAVRTPDEEEGGENVCHVMLGATLNDKAVALSLENHHRQAATIREEEVLPIYKKRLGDHPFTATILNHLSNDHRDLREIEAAERYVREALEIRLNLLDVHIDTCKSLFDLAMVLKEKREFQEAKTYLEICKAMQENVADDNPIFVQQTQPELEAVCLELGELQQEAAP